gtgcgaattaaaatttgggggtacattccgaattcaAAAACGAgttccgcttaaactgaaataaatttatttggtaatctatccgatctgcaaacccgataaacctgattaatttatgtgaaatgaacatttttatactaatcaccctgtatctcctaagccagaaatcggatctgactaaattttataggattttaaggcctctcatttgaatcatagatgattcttagattttatttaaatcttagttcggttcagccatctccgagaaaaatgaattgcattattttaatttcgtttcatatatcatcctgtggttccgcaatcagaagtcagatccaaacgtaattcaagaaccttgtttgggagtatactacttttcatatgaatctgaatttgtagaaaacggtttagccatctccgagaaaattgagtgaaaatatttgtcacacacgcatttgctgatctcgacgagctgagtcgtatggtatatggaagtaatgttcttccagcttttattgctgtaagtagtttaaatcaatataattatggaattgttttcaactcgaaaatgctgatatcatctggtttacatatgccatattcgaacgattaggttgccaaaaacgaaccgtgctaaaatcggtccaaggcaaattgtcatgaaaaaggatgctgagcACAGTCTTTTtgttacttagaaacaaatgtatgtcacagtataaaaatcgtgttttccgttgctcccaagcatttttttgccagacagcgctcaaaacttctactgctggaataaggggaaaagtcgtttacacaaaaatttcgatatctccgttaaaaatggacggattttaacaatctatggcttgttgaataggtattaccgtgcggaatttaagtctgaaaatatattctgttttcaattgtaacagatactgtaaaaaaaaccgaaaatttcGACATaagacttcgtataactcaaaaagtaaacatccgatctcaaaaccattcaatagcgttttcggtgacggggagacctttcatttgcgactagtttgatcaaaatcggtccagccatttctgagatctcgaccttttagttgacaacacatatacagacacacacacacatacacacatacacacacacggacatttgcgcagttcgtcgagctgaatcgattggtatatgtcattcggccttccgggcctcggaaaatttttctaaagtttgagcgaattctatgcctatttatatatatatatatatatatatatatatatatatatatatatatatatatatatatatatatatatatatatatatatatatatatatatatatatatatatatatatatatatatatatatatatatatatatatatatatatataaagggtgattttttaagagcttgagaacttttgtaaacaataaaacgcataaaatttgcaaaatctcatcggttctttattttaaacgttagattggtacatgacatttactttttgaagataatttcatttaaatgttgaccgcggctgcgtcttaggtggtccattcggaaagtccaattttgggcaactttttcgagcatttcggccggaatagcccgaatttcttcggaaatgttgtcttccaaagctggaatagttactggcttatttctgtagactttagacttgacgtagccccacaaaaaatagtctaaaggcgtcaaatcgcatgatcttggtggccaacttaccggtccatttcttgagatgaattgttctccgaagttttccctcaaaatggccatagaatcgcgagctgtgtggcatgtagcgccatcttgttgaaaccacatgtcaaccaagttcagttcttccatttttggcaacaaaaagtttgttagcatcgaacgatagcgatcgccattcactgtaacgttgcgtccaacagcatctttgaaaaaatacggtccaatgattccaccagcgtacaaaccacaccaaacagtgcattttacgggatgcatgggcagttcttgaacggcttctggttgctcttcactccaaatgcggcaattttgcttatttacgtagccattcaaccagaaatgagcctcatcgctgaacaaaatttgtcgataaaaaagcggattttctgccaacttttctagggctctttctctgaaaattcgacgttgtggcagatgaaattatcttcaaaaagtaaatgtcatgtaccaatctaacgtttaaaataaagaaccgatgagattttgcaaattttatgcgttttattgtttaaaaaagttctcaagctcttaaaaaatcaccctttatataaaaaggtaaaaatattgattttgaatgacaataaaatatttcttctttcttcttatttctgattttttaaatgaaataaaatatgtaatatttaatataaataatatactttttttagtagtgctggtgtcaacgaaacttactaattgtgaccactatattacttacgaGTAAAAAGTCACACTGAGTTTTATTTTTAgagccattgcaacttacagtttcaacaggttatatgaatgaatattaaacattttcaatttaatcactttgtttatacaatttttgtacatgacttgaagataacatgatgctcattcattaacatgcatttcacgatggagaatcaagttgattttaagaccaaaattcaaacgcatacaattcactgggttctagttttggttaaacacgttttgttaattgcaatatctctaacgTCTATTAGTTCTGTGCATAgcactactttatatcaatcgtttcttcttgtaacacaagagcagtaaatatgtagataatttatcatcacatcaatattctgacaactagtgttatgataaacattaatttactatgattcaaaagttactcttcacaAGTTTTACGAACGTATAGTAAGCGAATTTcatttgcatgaaaatgtttaagaaacacgtttgaatttcaactaaagtaatggttgattttccattgcgatttttgttttgctttgtgctgtttctgacattagacagcattaaaaacaacatatttttcaactacttcaatatgtgcaaatcaaatagcaaattggttgaatcaactaatgattagttaaaataatcaaaaatagCGAGATCataattttttgattggagggCTTTCCGTGTGGGGATGACCGGGGCTCGggaaaaaaaatccattaaaaCTGGCTTTTTACCCAAGTCATCTCTACCGTGACATCTCCAAGCGCGATTACCAAGTCAATATatgaatcgaaataatagcagatttataagatatttaagctgtccggtttaaccACGTGTCTGGTCTAGCCCTGGTCTCCCCTAATAAAGAACGGATAAAGAAGGAATTCGTGGGAAATGGATCTAAGAGATTGATTGGAAGATTTTTTGGATGATGAGAAGATTTAAATTTCGACCACGGAGGATAACAGTTCCCCACCGAAAAGATTTTCGCTCTTAATATTGACGTGTGATTAGCAAAGAATGTGTTGAGAAATCGACTACAAAAGTTCCGGTCGCTGATTGTACCATTGCTGGAAAGGATCGGTCAAAATACGCTTGTTCCGCCCTGATTAGCACTAAACATAagagttaaaaataaaataaaaaaaagcaggtgggtaatgtcagagacataaccggatgacgtgaatacaaataaaatggaTCGTTCAGTTTCTTTGCTGGTAGAAAATATGGATTCTGGAATCTaattttttagccaaatgtttgaattgaattttgaaactcaaTTTCAATACTAGATTCATGAACTGAGTTCTGTTCCTGAACTCGGCAACTGAATTCTAGATTTAAGTTCTGGTGTTGAAATTAATTGATCATTGAACGtgtgttttgaaaatgaattcaagACCAAGATGCTGAATTGgcactggattctggacctggattctgattcGCAGTTAAATTTAAATTGCAGGATTCcggtccaaaattcagtttcaaactcGGACCCACAATTCAGCTCGGAAATTCAGTGCTAGAATCCAGATCCGAAATTAGGTTTAAACATCTTCAGATTctagttcttgaattcagttacagTTCTAGAAATGTGTAACTGAGTTTTAGAACGAAATTTTAGACCTGCATTATGGTCTAGAAATCAGAACCTGGActttagaactgaatttaggaattacaACTTAGTCTTGAATCTGACTTCTGTTCCTGCATTTAGGTCTAAAATTCCAGAAcatcaatttcagaattctgaacctgaattctaaatctgaattctTGGTGGGAGTTTCGGAACTGAGTTCTGGTCTGAACCTCAATTCAGattcatgtccagaattcaCTACCGAAACTTAGTTCCAAAGCACAGgcctacacggataaaaatcttttgccggtaccatgattttttaatcatgaaatcatgaaccatgtcttttcatgaaattttgagcATGAGtggccacccctggttgctactccgttattgatcagaattagctgaaattgtacagggaatttctagatgatccgacctgggactggtaaatcatccttcaatgtacatcttctggtaccccagaattcattgatcagtaccggcgccggccagacccgaacgtagatcgtctaaagaaatgagaagggatgttagtccaacactcgttgttactagaggccatatatactactgcgcactccacaagtgttacgagagaaggatatttgttagtataaatttcagtaatggtagtattcgCGTGCGACCTAGTATGTTCTGGTTTcaagatgcaccactaaactcactggctTTTCGAGTGAAAGTTTCAACAATATCTGATACTGAAGTCCCAAgtagtcttgattcacagttcttcttcgtggaaactgaaggaaaatttgaaatactatcgcataacgaaatcttccctattttttctaaatggaattacctgctacaaaataaacgagtgtataggatttagacaaaatagttgatcacattgtgtgagaaaccgtcgtgggcagaatgtgacaacttctcgtaactttacttttgccggttcggatagtaaatggcaaacgacctttgcctttactttctgacatatcagagactcggatgactcgtatcgctaagatgcctacgTACGACTCctatggtagaaggtaaaagtttagatacgagaagccttctgcttacttaaatgacccttgtcacatctcacttttccgcactttattcttcacatccttgctcttccttgagtactatggctctataatttcatattctgtcTCTTCTTATAacctctagttagtttgatatcgttgaaaaccgaaaaatgtaaaaataactgactgaccagaagtcacaaataaaaaaaattaaaattattaattggttatattggttgatctgggcagccggctaccgaaagaaaattaataatttatcaaacgaacaagtatttttcactatttattcgatataccgatatatgttatctctatcATGAGCTTTGTAATATTAAcgaatttgcgcaatggttttaTCTTTCAATTTTATTCTTGAAAGACAAGTAATACcatagaaaaagaaaacatattAAATAAAACTTCTATCCAAAGCTAGTcgcaaattgataggttgaataaagagataatttagtaaaagagtaatcaaaagtgaaacattgaaaatatctgataactaaaAGGAAGAAActtctgcaattgtcgccttttacgacatggaagcaggaacccagtagatctattcttggttaaatttttttcccgccggattccacaaggCATCTagactggtactgtccggagaaggatatcaatctcctagtggaccccagcccctccattttcatgaaatttatgagcaaaatgattgatattatgaaaattttcataaaagatgtgttattgttcatgatattattcattttggtcatgaaatcatgactttatattcatgatagacattaTTCACGATTTCATGGtatttaatcatggtaccgtcaatgtatttttatccgtgtagaaTCAAGTTCGTGATATCGAATCCAGAGTTCGATTCCAAAATCCCGGCTGAGAGCCTAAAAGTTCTgaaaatctggattctggaaatgaacaaaatttcatggattctaaaactgaatttcagaacttagaaaatcagtttcagttcagaatCCACACTAGAATCGGATTTAGGACCTGCATTCTGATCTGAAATGAATGACTACACTTCACTGGTTTCGCTGTAATGAAGCATGAAGCATTTAAGAAAACgtcaatttcgagatatttgaaATAATCATACTACTTAAAATTCTACCACAAATTATTGATAATATCTTCGCATTCAAACCAATACACCAAAAATCCAAAATTGAAAAAGCCGAGAAAAGCATGTCTAGTCAAAATTTGTCAGACTGTAAatcttcactaaactgattatttgcACCTTCGATTTGCCTATTTCAACAGGAAAGTTATTTCAATAGTtcttttgtaaacagttatagcCCATAAAAGGGataatttgttaaattttcatGGTTGTTGCTcactttttggttcattttgttcCAATGTAAACGACCAGCAGTTGGATGACGCAATCTTTCTTGTTCCAAagtcccgcagcagaactgctccCTGCAcgcattgattcaatactgctgcAATTGTGGTGGAGGGACTTCCATTTACTTGATTTCGTTTTCACGAATGGGCAGTCCTAACAGCACGAAAAATAACAACATAAAGAATTTTAAtactgattatttcatttcggatttgcttaTATCAACGAATGAAACTATCATAAAACAGCACGGCTTTCAGAAAAGCTGAATtgtgaaattttctccgatattGAACACTGGCAATTTTTTCCAGGGAGACCATCTCATGAATCTTAATAGACCTTGTCCAaagaacgaaatatatcaagtgttaaccaCTTATACCTACCTAATAGATAACGCCGTAATGAAATGTTGCTTactacatcaaaaccgtcggctCGGCGTTCCAAACACGTGTTATGAGTTTTCTTCTttaatactcgttgataccaaacattccagaaaacattgattttgaattgtttgtggttatgtcacacaaccgaaaatgttatcataaacagATGATCAAATTTCCTCGATgctttgttttatcttttaatCTGCCCTGCATGTGTAAACACATAGAGGGACTGCCCATCTGCCATAAAACACGCACACGTCGCATCGCAAGTCCTCATGCCGATAAtgggacagaagctgctcgatctttctttatattgtatacaacattttcattccggtggaagatgctacaagaactcgtgtctctcaatgcatgaaacgtgagagaatttttctacatttcttcaattcacttcatactctgagtatttcacagcccttaaaaaaatttacagtctgataatgatcgttgctgtgtggaattcaccaagagagaatcacaaattgacaattatcgcagaaaatcgcagTCAATGAtttgacttgatgattctcatactaggttgcaatatttcaaaacctttgtgtgaagcattcacatacattttcatagacacaatttaTACAAAGGTCATAcgaacatagttagaataagcagtaatagtaaaatgattctatcgctatTATCcgctgcccgtatagaatcgggtcGCAAAACTGCatcgtgctaacccgtgatgctcagaagggccatcgagagaaattcgctctcgcactggtgtccattctatgtttaaCAAACCCTactgtttttttgttgctgagatgatatccgtctctcgtcgatggcactgattgaatcgtgtgaagagttgctagagagcgttctttgatacgttaaaagccatccttggttttaCCTACTTCAATGAAATTCCGTATCTAAAGTTGGTTGTTGAAACGCcaattaaaatatttgtttggtAAACTTGAACATGAATCctctatacacccaaacctccgtttatgttaactttttttacgttaactttttttacgtaactctttttacgaaccaaatcccaaataacgtaaacttcgaagcctacttcgtaaaaagaggtttttgcatacaaggaaaatcatttccggccCACTTACATTCCAtgtaaattactacaatatgggtattttcagaacgggttcgaattgtagatgtcggaaaacgatatttgaggtggttctgaattccaagatggcgacttccggtttattagcaTTCCTCAAAACCTCCTACAATATTCTTCAAAACCAACATAAttcttattattcaacataattgccatcagaggcgatacagcgattatagcgatcttccagcttttcgataccatttttgtagtacgatttgtcctttgcctcaaaataggcctcagtttcagcgattacctcttcattgcttctaaattttttaccagcgagcattttcttgaggtctgagaagaggaaaaagtcactgggggccaaatctggagaatacggtggatgagggggcaattcgaagcccaattcgttcaatttcagcatgattttcatcgacttgtgacacggtgcattgtcttgatgaaacaaaacttttttcttcttcaaatgaggccgtttttttttaaattttgtccttcaaacgctctaataacgctatataatagtcactgttgatgatttttaccttttcaagatagtcgatgaaaattataccatgcgaatcccaaaatacagacgccataaccttaccggccgattgttgagtctttccacgctttgggttcggttcatcgcgtgcagtccactcagctgactgtcgattggactccggagtgaagtgatggagccatgtttcgtccattgttatatatcgacgaaaaaaatcggttttatttcgatataacagctccaaatactgctcagaatcatcaattcgttgttgtttttgatcgattgtgagctcacgcggcacccattttgcacaaagctttctcatatacaaatattcgtgaataatatgcccaacacgttcctttgatatctttagggtgtcagctatctcgatcaacttcactttacggtcattgaaaatcattttgtggatttttttcacgttttcatcggtaacagcctcttttggacgtccactgcgttcatcgtcttctgtgctcatatgaccagtacgaaattttgcaaaccacttacgaattgttgcttcgcccggtgcagagtctggataacactcatcaagccattttttggtatcggcggcactttttttcatcaaaaagtagtgtttcatcaacacacgaaattcctttttttccattttttcacaataacaaaagtagcttcactcaaaatgcaatatctcacaaactaataatcagacagctgtcaaatttatacacgtatcttttgaaggttggtactaactgaaaatggtatggatttaattctagtggcgccctctcatagaaacgataggaACTTTTCAACCGACCTGTTATACCCGTCCGTCGTTGTTCTAAATTCTGCTTCAGTTCTTTATATGAAGAATTTCGCTTAATTTAGAGACCTTTTTCAGCAGTTTCAACAGTCTTTATAATCTGATAATCTTTAATTTGGATCTGCCGCAGATATTATACTACTGCTTTAAAAATGTAAATGCCTACCAATGAAAACCGTTcagaaaatatgcatattgtgaagGTATTTGAGAAGTTCGAGTAGTATCGACACATATGGTAAGGgtatatcaatgaaccggaagtcgacatcttggaattcagaatcacctcaaatatcattttccaacatgtactcatcaaacccgtaccaaaaatacccatattctgatggtttgtaacgaatatcgatgaaccggaagttgcaatcttggaaattgatgcgactTAGAACATCCTATTTCTGCAAATACTAATAGTTTTTGCTCCATAGTTATCCATTATAtaatacatatccaataatattcATAAATAGGGAAAACTTACGATGAAAAttacaaataacgtaaacttttttacgtcataattcgatttacgaagtcccgattattacgtaaacggaggtttgggtgtatgacAAGGGATTCGCAGTGAATATTACTATGGGACTTTGCCACAGAAATAACTGCGTAATGGTAGAGGTATTGGTCCAATTCATGATGCATTCAATTTTTCCATTCTCCCTCTAGGAAGTATTCATTTTATATATCCTATCGTTTTTCGTAATTTTAACATCACGTATTTCTCTGTTTTTGTTTCGCTGTAAGCTATAAAAAATTTACTATCTACTACTTTCAACAAAGACCACTCTCTGTCATAAAGTGAACTGATAAGCCGGATGGATTTTTGCCGACAATATGTGATATTTTATCCGTGATCGAATGTCTCCCGGTAATATTGGTTTTGTCGGTCACATGTGGTACTGAAACAACATTTCTGTTCCAAAATATAtttcaacaaacaaataaataaataatgctTCATCGTTCAAACAGGGATGTACAAAAGCGTTGGAGTTATCACAGGATAGATGCAGAGGAAAATTTCAGGTACTGTAAGAGTGAACTCGTCCACTGACGAAGGAAGTAAGGTAGTGAGGCATTCGGGTAGGGTTCATCTTACAACCATCGTCACTGATGAGGTATGTGCCCAGCATAAGCCATTTCGTTGGCATCCTTCTGTAAGTTACTTTCCAATCCTTTGGTAAACGAATCTATGAAACCGTCGAAAGTTCTAGCCCAACCCGAGCTGTACGTATCCAAATGATGCTGAGGCTCCGGGGGATGTGCAACCACCTCATATGTTACATGTTTCTTTTGCAGCAGTTTCTTGATTCCAATAACACTGGCAAGTAGTAAAGCCAACTTGCTGACCAGCAGAGCCTTACCGACTAGTAGAGCTACTCCCTTCAGGACAAATGCTCCCATCAGACCACTTTTCATGAAGAACGCCATCAGAACGGGAAGGTAGTGTTTCATCTTGCCCCGACCTTCCTCCATCAGCTTTTTGGTATCGAGCGAGACACCGAAGTTCAGTTTGCCACCCTCATCGGATGCCACCACGACGTCAGCCGACCGGAAGGCTTTCCACTTCACACTGCGACTTTGGATAAACCGCCAAATCTTGTTAGCCACGATAACGCTCAGTTTGTGGTCATCCGAACTGCTGGATCGGCTCAGCACCGATAACTCTTCCGAATCCTCGGACTGGTCGGTGTCAGTTCTGTGGgggagagaaaaaaatcaatgaaagtaTAATAATTTTACGGAGCACAATGCGCTCGAATGGTGGGAGGGTGGGAGTTTAGATTGAGTGCCGGTCATCCGAGAAGGCGATTTTTCACGactgttttaattatttattctgAAAAAGGATGAACTGAAAATGATATCCCGCCACAAGCGTTGAATTGTATAGCACTCAAAATCAACTTGAACGTCAAATTATATATCATcttttgtaataaaaaaaaacaacatttgattggaaatagtcTTTAaagtatgaaaattttcatccgAAAACAATAATAACACTATCATGTGTAGCTGGACTGATTGCAGAgtaaaataaaagattttttgctTAGCTTCCAAGTAGATCAAAATTATTTCGTACTAAATTAAAAATGCTGGTACGAAGTCACAAACAGTTCCATCAGATTTTACGAATTACAAACCTGGATAGGTCAATGTACAGACATCCATCAATAACCCAACAGaacaattttatcattcaattttttttgagaaagtAGACGGGTTTTCCAATGCTTTTAATATCCCTAAATCATTGAGAAGCCATTTGACAAAATTTCTCCCGGAAGTTAGAATATTTTTGAGGTCGTTGTCTACTCATTGGCCATTCAAAAATGTTGATGGATAATTAATCGTTACGGATTCATCACTGGGTTACAGAGGAATTGCAGAATTATGATATTCAAACTAGATTCATCCAAAGTACTATCAAATAATCAGAGAATAGACGCACTAGATTTATACTAAAAGAATATGATTTATGGGACAGTcaaagaaatttgaaaatttatttcatttagtaAAAAAATTTAAGAGCATTTTTCATGTTAAAAATTATAGTGATTGAAAAACTTTGTGGAGTGTTTCTTCAGGGAGGAATAGAAACATGACTATTTGACTTTGATAGGAAAGTTTACCAGAATTCGGTCCCTTCGCAGAATTTTGCCCCAGGAAAACACTCCGAATGataattctgtttattctgccttttttatggtgaaattttcagctgcttCTTTTTTGCATGTTATGACCATTTTATAGGTCTAGACAAAATCTGCATGAGCTTATAAGATGTCGTTTgtttaaattataacaaaagtTTCTTGAGCAGAATATTGTTCTACATGACAGGAGAAAGTATTCGTCATTTTTTAACTGGGGAAACCACCATTTACacacctcgaaaaaaaaacctgtggttttacatcttattagacatAAATggtgcgtcgcagttcacgcaaacttacgtcgaagaacatttattattatgtctaaaactccatgacatgaactcaattgaataaaaaatatgaatactgAAAGCGGCCGCCGCGAcgggaaccgagaatcattgggtcGTTCGGCTGATCCACAAAAGCAcaaatctgcttggttggtaacaggtgcatttaaattcgttacagtcgaaaccagtaaaattcatgcttaTCTAACATTTagtcattaaaaataaaattttccgtcatttgatgaatttgtctttatgaattacatcgtctgAGGGATTGAGTCACCAgtaaaagtcaatttttttttgtgtgtacacacagttagaaagatttacattttaataaatgcaTATAAAAagagcgtcgcgatttacttacatttacaattcaaagcatgtaaagataagtcatatcattaacttcacagttgctTTAGCAGAAGCTTACATCgacacagacgcaaaatttaattttacatgttattagatgtaatattgtgtcaagaAATTACggaatgcttgaat
This genomic window from Malaya genurostris strain Urasoe2022 chromosome 1, Malgen_1.1, whole genome shotgun sequence contains:
- the LOC131435720 gene encoding uncharacterized protein LOC131435720 — encoded protein: MKVIKFLLLCVLVAVSYANPAVDTSAPINHVVPTVASKTTLEDSFIKRLGAKCTQKDNSSCVMLKLVTYMNRILKRSSISLGENVELLQTRTDTDQSEDSEELSVLSRSSSSDDHKLSVIVANKIWRFIQSRSVKWKAFRSADVVVASDEGGKLNFGVSLDTKKLMEEGRGKMKHYLPVLMAFFMKSGLMGAFVLKGVALLVGKALLVSKLALLLASVIGIKKLLQKKHVTYEVVAHPPEPQHHLDTYSSGWARTFDGFIDSFTKGLESNLQKDANEMAYAGHIPHQ